A region of Nitrospirota bacterium DNA encodes the following proteins:
- a CDS encoding DoxX family protein, with the protein MFKALMKTDNNKAGIFLRLALGVVMFPHGAQKVLGWFGGPGYEKTIEIFTTKMHLPLFAVILLMITEFLGSLCLISGFFTRVFALAIGFAMAVCAYANHLQNGFFMNWMGSQKGEGFEFHILVVGIALALAVTGGGAFSIDRMISRK; encoded by the coding sequence ATGTTCAAGGCCCTGATGAAGACGGACAACAACAAAGCGGGCATATTTCTGAGGCTTGCGCTCGGTGTCGTTATGTTCCCCCATGGTGCGCAGAAGGTGCTTGGATGGTTCGGCGGTCCTGGATATGAAAAAACCATCGAGATCTTCACTACAAAAATGCATCTGCCCCTGTTTGCGGTCATCCTTCTTATGATCACTGAATTTCTTGGCTCGCTCTGTCTGATCTCAGGGTTCTTTACCCGCGTCTTTGCTCTTGCCATAGGTTTTGCCATGGCGGTCTGTGCGTATGCCAATCACCTTCAAAACGGTTTTTTTATGAACTGGATGGGCAGCCAGAAAGGTGAAGGTTTTGAGTTTCATATCCTTGTTGTCGGCATTGCCCTTGCCCTTGCAGTCACGGGCGGCGGTGCATTTTCGATCGACAGAATGATCTCCAGGAAATAG
- a CDS encoding radical SAM protein, with protein MSKGPIIREIQAKSILSKSGIPGADYCINAYVGCAHACIYCYATFMKKYTGHAEAWGSFVDVKVNAAELLRKQLSKAKRGHVMVSSVTDAYQPVELKYRLTRQCLEILQAHQFPVGILTKSPLVLRDLDIIKRFDEIEVGLTISTDDEKMRKIFEPGAPPIEARISTLRTLKERGVKTYAFVGPMLPMNPEVLAEKIGRYTDSILISRMNYVSKTAHIFKKLGMMQWLEKGSGEEIKTRLRKKLGEEKVAEC; from the coding sequence ATGAGTAAGGGCCCTATCATCAGAGAGATACAGGCCAAGTCCATTCTCTCAAAGTCGGGTATTCCGGGCGCTGACTATTGCATCAATGCGTATGTCGGCTGTGCCCATGCCTGTATCTATTGCTACGCGACCTTCATGAAGAAATATACAGGCCATGCTGAGGCCTGGGGAAGCTTTGTGGATGTTAAGGTAAATGCTGCCGAACTCCTCAGAAAACAGCTCTCAAAAGCGAAGAGGGGCCATGTGATGGTCAGTTCTGTGACCGACGCGTATCAGCCGGTAGAACTGAAATACCGATTGACCCGGCAGTGTCTCGAAATTCTGCAGGCTCATCAGTTCCCGGTCGGTATTCTGACTAAATCTCCGTTGGTGCTCAGGGACCTGGATATCATAAAAAGGTTCGATGAGATAGAGGTTGGTCTTACGATCTCAACTGACGATGAGAAGATGCGAAAGATCTTTGAACCAGGAGCCCCTCCGATCGAGGCCCGCATCAGCACACTCAGAACGTTAAAAGAGCGGGGCGTTAAGACCTATGCATTTGTCGGTCCTATGCTGCCGATGAACCCTGAGGTGCTGGCTGAAAAGATCGGAAGGTATACGGATTCCATTCTCATCAGCAGGATGAACTATGTATCCAAAACAGCGCATATTTTCAAAAAGCTGGGCATGATGCAGTGGCTCGAAAAGGGATCTGGTGAGGAGATTAAGACACGGCTCAGAAAAAAGCTCGGAGAAGAAAAGGTCGCTGAATGCTGA
- a CDS encoding DEAD/DEAH box helicase, with translation MKFEDFSISKETLRTISEIGFEEPTPIQVSAIPIVMNGGDVIGQAQTGTGKTAAFGIPIVEMAKKGKKPFAIILEPTRELAVQVAQEMNRIGAGKRIHAFPVYGGKSIDNQIRTLRAGVDVVVGTPGRIIDHIQRKTLSLSDIRIVVLDEADEMLDMGFIEDIETILKTTPAERQTLLFSATMPLPILNITKKFMRSPEKIRINPKDVVVPEIKQVFYEVRDADKLNALTRLIDVEDPQLAIVFCHTKRDVDDVAMKLQQMGYSASPLHGDFTQTHRDEVMEKFKKGKLDILVATDVAARGLDIKNVSHVINYSIPQNPESYIHRIGRTGRAGKSGIAITLVSPREYRHLKLIERTAKTTIDKKSLPTSKEVLKAKEKSIAKDITSMISEKKHEGYLKMIEVLAVECSVAEIAAAALCIAYGEPKVAHVNESAAPEQRGNVARLFMTIGRKDKITVSEIVKAIASGARIPGSRIGKIELHDSFTFVEVPADLADMVIHALDDMMVMGRRVQIKPANARKEFSAKEPFKRDFTKKEYPKKEFSKKDYDMKSVKRDKKRY, from the coding sequence ATGAAATTTGAGGATTTTTCTATCAGCAAGGAGACGTTACGTACGATTTCGGAGATCGGCTTTGAGGAACCGACACCCATACAGGTTTCCGCAATACCTATTGTCATGAACGGGGGAGATGTTATTGGACAGGCGCAGACCGGGACAGGAAAGACCGCCGCCTTTGGTATCCCTATCGTAGAAATGGCGAAGAAAGGCAAGAAGCCTTTTGCGATCATCCTTGAACCTACGCGTGAACTTGCCGTGCAGGTTGCCCAGGAGATGAACAGGATCGGCGCAGGAAAGAGGATCCATGCATTCCCTGTTTACGGCGGGAAATCCATTGATAACCAGATCAGGACGCTGAGAGCAGGTGTTGATGTTGTTGTCGGCACGCCGGGCCGGATCATTGATCATATTCAGAGAAAGACGCTCTCGCTGTCTGACATCAGGATAGTAGTTCTTGATGAGGCTGACGAGATGCTCGACATGGGCTTTATTGAAGATATCGAGACCATACTCAAGACAACGCCTGCAGAACGCCAGACGCTTCTCTTCTCGGCTACCATGCCGCTGCCGATACTGAACATCACCAAGAAATTCATGCGTTCACCCGAGAAGATCAGGATTAACCCGAAAGATGTTGTTGTCCCTGAGATCAAACAGGTCTTTTATGAGGTGAGGGATGCTGACAAGCTGAATGCCCTGACCCGGCTCATCGATGTCGAGGACCCCCAGCTTGCGATCGTCTTCTGTCATACGAAAAGAGATGTTGATGATGTGGCCATGAAGCTGCAGCAGATGGGATACAGCGCCAGCCCGCTGCATGGTGATTTCACGCAGACGCACAGGGACGAGGTGATGGAGAAGTTCAAGAAGGGCAAGCTTGATATCCTGGTCGCTACCGATGTTGCTGCGCGCGGTCTTGATATCAAGAATGTCAGTCATGTTATCAACTACAGCATTCCCCAGAATCCAGAAAGTTACATCCATAGAATAGGACGGACCGGCAGGGCAGGCAAGTCAGGCATTGCCATAACCCTGGTCTCGCCGAGGGAATACCGGCATCTGAAGCTGATCGAGAGGACAGCCAAGACCACGATCGACAAAAAGAGTCTGCCAACATCAAAGGAAGTGCTTAAGGCAAAAGAAAAGAGCATTGCCAAAGATATTACCTCAATGATCAGCGAGAAGAAGCATGAAGGCTACCTTAAAATGATCGAAGTGCTGGCTGTTGAATGCAGTGTGGCCGAGATAGCGGCAGCAGCTCTCTGTATTGCGTACGGCGAGCCAAAGGTTGCGCACGTGAATGAATCAGCAGCTCCTGAGCAGCGCGGCAATGTCGCACGCCTCTTTATGACGATCGGCCGCAAGGACAAGATAACGGTCTCCGAGATCGTGAAGGCCATTGCCTCCGGTGCACGCATACCGGGAAGCAGGATCGGCAAGATCGAACTGCACGATTCATTTACCTTTGTGGAAGTACCGGCAGACCTTGCTGACATGGTGATCCATGCCCTTGACGACATGATGGTCATGGGCAGACGGGTGCAGATCAAACCGGCGAATGCTCGGAAAGAATTTTCCGCTAAAGAGCCCTTCAAAAGAGATTTCACCAAAAAAGAGTATCCCAAGAAAGAATTTTCAAAAAAAGACTACGACATGAAAAGCGTCAAGAGGGACAAAAAGAGATATTAA
- a CDS encoding M23 family metallopeptidase — MIRVSGVKGVALPEISFSSRPLPVASCGEGCFIAIGATDSKAGPGRRRVEVTVGAKKKRLPIIIRRHVFPAIHLTLPPGKVTLSQEDSERADREDKLLKSFWSQQTDKAWQGSFSLPLGNEISTQYGVKRIINKTKESIHGGIDIRGREGEDVLASNSGKVVLAEELFFGGNTLVLDHGMGIYTVYMHMSGFNRKLGEIVSKNDVIGFVGSTGRSTGPHLHFGIKAQELSVNPVSFAKLKL, encoded by the coding sequence ATGATAAGAGTGTCAGGCGTGAAGGGCGTAGCTCTGCCGGAGATATCATTCAGCAGCAGGCCGCTTCCCGTTGCCTCCTGCGGAGAAGGCTGTTTTATTGCGATCGGAGCAACGGATTCGAAGGCGGGTCCGGGGAGACGCAGGGTAGAGGTGACGGTCGGTGCAAAGAAGAAGCGCCTGCCGATCATCATACGGCGCCATGTTTTTCCAGCAATACATCTTACGCTGCCGCCCGGAAAGGTCACGTTGAGTCAGGAAGACAGCGAACGAGCTGACAGGGAGGACAAGCTTCTTAAGTCATTCTGGAGTCAGCAGACAGACAAGGCCTGGCAGGGAAGCTTCAGTCTGCCGCTGGGGAATGAGATCTCTACGCAGTACGGCGTTAAGCGGATCATTAATAAGACGAAGGAGAGCATACACGGCGGCATAGACATCAGAGGCAGAGAAGGGGAAGATGTATTGGCCTCGAACAGCGGAAAGGTCGTCCTTGCGGAGGAACTGTTCTTTGGCGGTAATACCCTTGTGCTTGATCATGGCATGGGGATCTATACGGTTTATATGCACATGTCAGGCTTTAACAGGAAGTTGGGAGAGATCGTTTCAAAAAACGATGTCATCGGCTTTGTCGGTTCAACAGGAAGATCAACAGGACCCCATCTGCATTTTGGGATAAAAGCACAGGAATTGAGTGTGAACCCTGTATCATTTGCGAAGCTGAAATTATGA
- the dusB gene encoding tRNA dihydrouridine synthase DusB: MVVLHRQKCRLSVTIHNVVRNGAITLTSRLLLAPMAGITDLPFRLITRSLGCEFAFLEMISARSIVHQSGKTGRMLSSCGEDRPLGAQLLGHEPESLCLAMDKVLPQGFEILDLNAACPVDKVVKKGKGASLLKDPKKIHTLLAAMVKHADLPVTVKIRAGWSSNSVNACEVARYAEDAGVSGLTLHGRTREQGYSGRVDYNIIRQVKEAVSIPVIASGDALSPQLIKKMFDETGCDAVAIARGSLGNPWIFRDTVSYLNKGVIPERPGLDELADTMLRHLHLSCDFYGDKRGVILFRKLFAWYVKGLHEVRQLKDRAFKAETREEMQGLMETVRSYAYSHQEGHYEGFALTC; the protein is encoded by the coding sequence ATGGTAGTTTTGCATCGACAGAAGTGCAGGCTGTCGGTTACAATACACAACGTGGTAAGAAATGGCGCTATAACGCTCACGTCCCGCCTGCTGCTCGCTCCCATGGCAGGGATAACAGACCTTCCGTTCCGGCTTATAACCCGTTCCCTCGGATGCGAATTCGCATTCCTCGAGATGATATCAGCCCGTTCGATCGTCCATCAGTCAGGCAAGACCGGCCGTATGCTCAGTTCCTGCGGGGAAGACAGGCCTTTGGGAGCACAACTGCTCGGACATGAGCCTGAATCCCTTTGTTTGGCAATGGACAAGGTTCTGCCCCAGGGGTTTGAGATCCTCGACCTTAATGCAGCATGTCCGGTCGATAAGGTAGTAAAAAAAGGAAAGGGTGCAAGCCTGCTGAAGGATCCGAAAAAGATACATACCCTGCTTGCGGCAATGGTGAAGCATGCTGATCTGCCTGTTACCGTAAAGATCAGGGCCGGCTGGAGCAGTAATTCGGTGAATGCCTGTGAAGTTGCCCGTTATGCGGAAGATGCAGGCGTAAGCGGTCTGACACTCCACGGCAGGACCAGGGAACAGGGTTACAGCGGACGAGTTGACTACAATATCATCAGGCAGGTGAAAGAAGCGGTTTCGATCCCGGTCATCGCTAGCGGTGACGCCCTTTCTCCCCAGCTGATAAAAAAGATGTTCGATGAAACAGGGTGCGATGCTGTTGCCATTGCCCGGGGATCTCTCGGTAATCCATGGATATTCAGGGACACCGTGTCATATCTTAATAAAGGGGTGATTCCCGAGCGGCCCGGTCTTGACGAATTGGCAGATACCATGCTCCGTCATCTGCATCTTAGCTGTGACTTCTATGGCGATAAAAGAGGTGTGATCCTTTTTCGCAAGCTCTTCGCCTGGTACGTCAAGGGGCTTCACGAGGTAAGACAGCTGAAAGACCGTGCATTTAAGGCAGAAACGCGGGAAGAGATGCAGGGCCTTATGGAGACGGTGCGGAGCTACGCATACAGCCACCAGGAGGGTCATTACGAAGGATTTGCGCTTACCTGCTGA
- a CDS encoding DUF2318 domain-containing protein, with the protein MPLLLIILAACSRQSAYPEAPRSGQNISIAISSLQAGIPQYFSYSQKEMNIHFFIVKVDDRVISFLDACTKCYPQKKGFSFDSGSVICRACDERYPISVIEKGFGSCYPIRLEGRMENGRYLISAAYLEKLGAKYFR; encoded by the coding sequence ATGCCTCTTCTGCTGATCATCCTGGCTGCCTGTTCCAGGCAATCGGCCTATCCTGAAGCGCCGCGGAGCGGCCAGAATATATCCATTGCGATCAGTTCTCTGCAGGCGGGAATTCCGCAATACTTTTCTTATTCTCAAAAGGAAATGAACATCCATTTCTTTATCGTGAAGGTGGATGACAGAGTGATCTCGTTCCTTGATGCATGCACTAAATGCTATCCCCAAAAAAAAGGCTTCAGCTTTGACAGCGGTTCAGTCATATGCAGGGCCTGTGATGAGCGCTACCCGATATCAGTGATAGAGAAGGGGTTTGGCAGCTGCTATCCGATCAGGCTTGAGGGCAGAATGGAAAACGGCAGATATCTGATCTCTGCTGCTTACCTGGAGAAACTGGGCGCAAAATACTTCCGATAG
- a CDS encoding nitrous oxide reductase accessory protein NosL → MKRALIVFFQIAALFIFIVNVQAQVKEDIHLHKSCKYCGMDRGSFDFSRMLIEYDDGSSVAVCSIHCAAVDLANNIDKSAKSIRAGDLNSKELIDAEKAFWVIGGSKPGVMSKRGKWAFAKREDAEGFVKTNGGVLADFETAMKAAYEDMYTDTKMIRDRRKAKKMPHNMQEHKH, encoded by the coding sequence ATGAAACGGGCATTGATAGTGTTTTTTCAAATTGCTGCATTATTCATTTTCATTGTGAATGTGCAAGCCCAGGTCAAAGAAGATATTCATCTGCACAAATCATGCAAGTATTGCGGTATGGACCGGGGCAGCTTTGATTTTTCCCGTATGCTGATCGAGTATGATGACGGTTCATCTGTGGCTGTCTGCAGCATCCATTGTGCTGCTGTTGATCTCGCAAACAATATTGACAAGTCTGCTAAATCGATCAGGGCGGGGGACCTGAATTCAAAGGAACTGATCGATGCCGAAAAGGCCTTCTGGGTGATTGGTGGCAGCAAGCCCGGCGTCATGTCAAAGAGAGGTAAATGGGCATTCGCAAAGAGGGAAGATGCAGAGGGGTTTGTAAAGACCAATGGCGGTGTTCTTGCGGACTTCGAGACAGCCATGAAGGCTGCATACGAGGATATGTACACTGACACGAAGATGATCAGGGACAGAAGAAAGGCGAAAAAGATGCCGCATAACATGCAGGAGCATAAGCATTAA
- a CDS encoding C-GCAxxG-C-C family protein, which translates to MLDEKMSRRGLIKGAAGVAGIAALTASGLGMFSKAEAKGGSTEKWPWPYEKLDPEKTAELAYNEWYRVFCGAAVISSVFSQLRDKIGEPYKSFPIDAYVFLEGGMVGWGTVCGSNAGANIVSNMIIGPRIAGPECENGAAIGADALQWYSETALPTFTPKEPRVKTAIVQTTSNSPLCHISVGKWMKKSGFALGSPERKDRCARVAASVAYSLVKDLNAWKDGTYKQKSNWKPASNFGITGQQNCGECHGANIPTPPMAKK; encoded by the coding sequence ATGTTGGATGAAAAGATGTCCAGAAGGGGTCTTATCAAGGGCGCAGCAGGTGTTGCCGGCATTGCTGCACTGACTGCCAGTGGATTGGGAATGTTTTCAAAAGCAGAGGCGAAGGGCGGATCAACAGAGAAGTGGCCATGGCCATACGAAAAGCTCGATCCCGAAAAGACAGCTGAGCTGGCGTATAACGAATGGTACCGGGTATTCTGCGGTGCTGCAGTGATCAGCAGTGTCTTCAGCCAGCTGAGAGATAAGATCGGCGAGCCATATAAGTCTTTCCCGATTGACGCGTACGTCTTTCTGGAAGGCGGCATGGTCGGATGGGGAACCGTATGCGGCTCGAATGCGGGAGCAAATATCGTGAGCAACATGATCATCGGTCCCAGGATCGCAGGGCCTGAGTGCGAAAATGGTGCTGCCATTGGAGCAGACGCACTGCAGTGGTATTCTGAGACTGCTCTGCCCACCTTCACGCCGAAAGAACCGAGGGTCAAGACAGCTATTGTTCAGACCACAAGCAACTCTCCGCTCTGCCATATTTCGGTCGGCAAGTGGATGAAGAAATCAGGTTTTGCCCTTGGCAGTCCCGAGAGGAAAGACCGTTGCGCCCGTGTAGCGGCAAGTGTGGCTTATAGTCTGGTGAAGGACCTGAATGCCTGGAAGGACGGAACATACAAGCAAAAGTCAAACTGGAAGCCGGCAAGCAATTTTGGTATTACGGGCCAGCAGAACTGCGGTGAGTGCCACGGCGCGAACATACCGACGCCGCCGATGGCAAAAAAGTAA